Genomic segment of Pararhodobacter zhoushanensis:
CGCCCCGGCGAGCGCCCCACGCGGCCCGGCCAATGCCTGATCCGTGGCCTGCAACGCCCGCTGCGCTGACACCCGCGCTTGTCTGCGACCCGGCGCCGGGCTAATCATCGCGGATGATCGCGCAAGCCCATGTCTTCATCGCCACCTCGCTGGATGGCTACATCGCCGATGCCTCTGGCAGCGTCGACTGGCTCGCCACGCTGCCGGCAATCGACGGCGAAGATCACGGCTACGCGGCCTTCATGGCAGGCGTGGACGCGCTCTTGATGGGGGCTGGCACCTATCGTTCGGTGCTGGGCTTTGACGAGTGGCCCTATGAAAAGCCGGTGGTCGTGCTGTCGACCAGCATGACGCAAGACGATGTGCCCCCCGGTTTGCAGGGCAAGGTCCGCATTCTGGGCCTGACCCCCGGCGCCGCGCTTGAAGCGCTGGGCGCCGAGGGGGTGAAGCGGGTCTATCTGGATGGCGGAAAACTGATCACCAGCGCGTTGCAGGACGGGCTGGTGCAGTGCCTGACCGTCACCCGTGTCCCGGTGCTGCTGGGACGCGGCGTACCGCTGTTTGGCGATACCGGACGGCTGAGCCTGACCCATGTCGAAACCCGCTACTGGCCGAACGGTTTCGTGCAATCGACCTATGCGCTGACATCGCCGACAACGGTGGGCTGAGGCCGCGACGCCCGGCGTCGCAGCCTCGTCCCTTTTCAGAAAAGCCTCGGGCCGTGTCAGAACCGCGTGGCGAAATCGTCGATGATCAGCTGGCGCAGCTCCAGCCCCTCGACGGTCTCGAACACCAGATCCTGCGTGCCCAGATAAGCCGCCTGATTGGTCGCGGTCCAGCCGTTGACCGCCAGCCGGTAGGTGCGGGCAGGGTCAATGTCCAACTCGGCGACATGCACGTAATCGCCGGTGCGCTGCTCCAGCGATTGCGCGGCGAACTGGTTGCCCAGCGCCAGCATCCCGGCCAGCTGCGCGCCGGAAATCTCGGCCACCGCGACCGGACCCCCAAAGCGCAGATAGGCGGCCAGATCGTAGTGGCTCAGCGGCCCGGCAGCCAGCGGCGCACCAAAGGTGGTGTGGCCCAGCATCGCCACATCCGACTCGGTCGCCAGCCGCAGCGCTTCGGTCGCCATCAGGATCGAGGCGTGCAGGTCATAGGCCTGCGGCAGCACGGCGACCACCGCGCTGTCCTCGGCGGTCAGATGCTCGGCCTTCAGCGCCTCGATCTGCGCGGCAAGCTCGGCATCGCCGCCGCTGGCGGCCACATCCTGCGCGCTGTAGCGGGCCGAGACCGCGCCGCCGCTCTTGCTGAGCTCGATCATGCCGATGCGCGTGCCCCAGCTGCCGCCATGGGCGTAATGGACGTTGGGCAGCGCATAGTCGCACAGCAGGTGATCATGCGCGCCCTGCACCAGCGTGCCGTCGGGCAGCGTGTCAAGGAAGGTCTTGTCAGCGATCAGCCCGGCGTGGCTGAGGATCATCGCCTGATCGGCACCGCCCGCCACGCCGGGCAGGGCGTCGGCGACGAAGCGCGCGGTGTCGAGGAAGGTCAGCGCACTGCGCGCAGGCTCGCGGTAGACGAAGGGATTGGTCGCGGCCAGACCCAGCAGCGACAGCTCGATCCCGCCCAGACCCAGATGTGCGGCATAGGGGGCGACGAAACGCTCGGTCCGCCGGTCGATCAGGTTCGAGATCACCTGCGCCCCGGCCCGGTCAGCGCGGGCGGTGAAGCTGGCGATGTCGTCCACAATCGCGGTCTCATGGTTGCCGATGTTGATCACCACGGGCATCTCGGCGCACAGCGCCTCGATGAAGGCCCAGTCGGCCTCGGCGTTCGAGCGCAGGCAGACCACGTTGCCACGCTCGAAGATATCGCCGTTGATCAGCAGCGCCGCCGGGCGGTTGGCCTGCGCGCGCAGGCTGCGCAGCTGGTCGAGCATCGCGGGCAGGCGGGCATAGGGCGCGTGCAGATCGGCGAGGGTGAAAAGCACGGCGTCGGCGCTGCTCTGCGCGCGGGCGGCCACGGGGGCGGCCAGTACGGCGGCACTGGCGGCAACGCCGCGCAGCACGAAGCGGCGGTCAACGGCAAGGGTGAAGCGATCCATGGGAGTCTCCTGAAGGGAATCAGCGACTGACGGCATGCACCCGGTTTGTGGCAGCTGTGTAATCCGGGCCGCTTTATGTGACGTCACCCCTTCAGGTTGCAATATAGCGATCACGCCGGTGATTGACCGCGATCACCCCGTTGACCACCAGCGCCCCCAGCGCCGACCAGGCAACCAGCCGCCAGTCGGGCAGGATGAACAGCGCGACCGCGAACAGCACGGCGTCAAAGCCCAGTTGCACCCAGCCTGCGCGCATCCCCCAGCGTTCCTGTGCCGACAGCGCAAGGATGCCGATCCCGCCCAGACTGGCCCCATGGCGAAACAGCGCCAGCAGGGCGGTGCCCGACACCATGCCAAACAGAATCGCGCCGACGGCGACATTCAGCGCCTCGAAGCGGATCCAGTCGGGCGCGGCCAGATTGAGCGCCGACATGATCGCCACGGCGGCGAAGGTCTTGAGGGTGAAGGTGAGGCCAAAGCGGCGGTAGCCGATGAGGTAGAAGGGGATGTTGATGACGAAGAACACCAGACCAAAGGCCCAGCCCGTCGCGTAAGAGATCAGCACCGCCAGCCCCGCCGTCTGCCCGGTGATCAGGCCCAGATGGGTCAGCAGCGTGATGCCAAACGCTGCCATCGCGGCACCATAGGCGATGCCTTGCGCGTCCTCGAGGGCGGAATGATGTGACGGGTCGGTCATCGGCGGGGTCCGTTCAGGGGGGCGTGATCAAGGGGGCCGAATTAAGGGGGGCAGGATCAGTGGGGAGCCGTGTTGGAAAACAGGTTGATCACCAGAATACCGGCCATGATCAACCCGATCCCGGCAATCGCGGGCGCGTCCAGCCGCTGGCCGAACACCACATAGCCGATCAGCGCGATGAAGCAGATGCCCAGCCCCGACCAGATCGCATAGGCGATGCCGACCGGCACGGTTTTCAGCACGATTGCCAGCAGCCAGAACGACAGCGCATAGGCGACGACGACGATCAGCGACGGCCCGAGGCGCGAAAAGCCCTCGCTGGCCTTGAGGGCGGTGGTGCCGACGGTTTCAAACGCGATGGCGGCGGCGAGAAGGAACCAGTGCATGAGCGGGCCTTTGGTTGTTGCGCGGAATGTGTCGCAGGTTCGCGGGGATTGGGGAAGGGGGCGGCGCTCGGCCCCCGTTGAGGGGGCCTCGCGCCGCGTGGGTTGCCACCCACACCCGCCCGGGAGGATTTTCCATCCTCCCGGACCCTCCTGGAGGATATTTTCAGACAGAAAATGAGCAGGGGGCCGGGTTGTCGCTCGGTGGGCGTTCATTCATTGTATACCATTGCACACAGACCTTGACGCAGGCGCGGTTTTGCGTCAGAGAGCGGCCAGAGAACGGTGGCAGCCGCCGCCGTCCGATTCCCACGCGCCCGGTGACTGGCCGCGCAGGCCGCCCCGGTGCATCGCTCGCAGAGGACGCACGCATGGCCACGACCACAACCCCCGATATCATCTACACCAAGGTGGACGAAGCCCCCGAATTGGCCCGCATCTCGCTGGAGCCGATCATCCGGTCCTTCGCCAGCGCCGCCGGCATTTCGGTGGAAACCCGCGACATCTCGGTTGCGGGCCGCGTTCTGTCGCTGTTCCCCGAGCGTCTGACCCAAGCGCAGCGCGTCTCGGACGATCTGGCCTGGCTGGGTGAGCTGGTGAAGACGCCTGAGGCCAACGTGATCAAGCTGCCGAACATCTCGGCCTCGATGCCGCAGCTGAACGCAGCGATCAAAGAGCTGCAGTCCAAGGGCTATGACATCCCCGACTATCCCGAAGAGGCAACGACCGACGAAGAGAAGTCGATCAAGGCGCGCTATGATGCGGTCAAGGGCTCGGCGGTGAACCCGGTGCTGCGCGAGGGCAACTCGGACCGGCGCTCGGCCAAGGCGGTCAAGGCCTATGCCAAGGCCAACCCGCACCGCATGGGCACCTGGACCGCTGCGTCAAAAACCCATGTCTCGTCAATGCCGGGCGATGATTTCTATGCCAACGAGCTGTCGGCGACGATCAGTGCTGCGCAGGCCGGGGCGGCGAAGATCGTCTTTACCGGGGCGGATGGCACGCAGAGCGTGCTGAAAGACAAGGTGACCTATACCGAGGGTGAAGTCGTCGATGCGACCTTCCTGTCGGCATCCGCCCTGCGCGCCTTCATCAAGGCGCAGATCAAGGCGACCGAGCCGGGCGTGCTGTTCTCGGTGCACCTGAAAGCCACGATGATGAAGGTCTCGGACCCGATCATCTTTGGCCATTTCGTCAGCGTCTATCTGGAAGACTTCATCGCCAAGCACGGCGCGGAACTCGATGCGCTGGGCTGGAACCCGAACTCGGGCATCGGCGATCTGGACAAGCGCATCGCGGGCAATGCTGCGCTTGAGGCCGACCTGAAAGCCGCGATGGCCGCGCAACCGCCGATGTACATGGTGAACTCGGACAAGGGGATCACCAACCTGCATGTGTCGTCGGACGTGATCATCGACGCTTCGATGCCTGCGGTGATCAAGGCGGGCGGCAAGGGCTGGGGCCCGGATGGCGCCGAGGCTGACGTCAACTGTTGCATCCCCGACAACTGCTATGCCAGCGTCTATGACGAGACGATCAAATACTTCAAGGAAACCGGCACGCTGGACGTCACCACCTGTGGTGCTGTCTCCAACGTCGGGCTGATGGCGCAAAAGGCCGAGGAATACGGCTCGCACCCCACCACCTTCGAGATCGCCGCCAACGGCACGGTCGAGATCGTGCTGGCCTCGGGCGAGGTGCTGCATTCGCAGACGGTTGAGAAGGGCGACATCTGGCGCTCGTCCACCGCCAAGAAAGCGCCGATCCTCGACTGGATCCAGCTGGGCATCGCCCGCACCAAGGCCACCGGTGCTGCTGCCTTCTGGCTGGACAAGAACCGCGCCCATGACGCCGAGCTGATCAAATACGTCGAGCCCGCGCTGAAAGCCGCTGGCATCGACATTCCGATCATGGCCCCGCGCGAAGCCACCCGTTTCAGCTTTGAGACCATGCGCGCGGGCAAGGACTGCGTCACCATCACCGGCAACGTGCTGCGCGACTACCTGACCGACCTGTTCCCCATTCTGGAACTGGGCACCTCGGCCAAGATGCTCTCGATCGTCAAGCTGATGCAGGGCGGCGGCATGTTCGAGACCGGCGCCGGTGGCACCGCGCCCAAGCACGTCCAGCAGGTCTATGAAGAGAACCACCTGCGCTGGGACAGCCTTGGCGAGTTCTGCGCGCTGGGCGAAAGCTTCAACTTCCTGGCTGAGGCCAAGGGCATGCCCAAAGCCGCCGTGCTGGGCGCTGCGGTCGATTATGCCACGCAGCAGGTGCTCGACAACGCCAAGTCGCCGCGCGGCCGCGTGGGGCAGGACGATAACCGCACCTCGCACTACTACTTCGCCCGCTACTGGGCCGAGGCGCTGGCCGCCCAGACGGACGACGCCGCGCTGGCCGCCCACTTCGCCCCCATCGCCAAGGCGCTGGTCGAGGGGGAGGACACGATCGTCGCCGAGCTGCACAGCGTCGAAGGCGCGCCTGCCGATCTGGGCGGCTATTACCTGCTCGATACGGCCAAGGTCACCGCAACCATGCGCCCCTCGGCCACGCTGAACGCGATCATCGGCTGAGGTTTGGCTTTTGCGACAGGGAAGGGGGCGGTCCTGCGGGGCCGCCCTTTTTCATGCCGCGTCTCGCAGGATAGCGTCGCCGGGCCGGGCAGGCACATCGGCTTGGCGGTCAGATCGTCTGCACCAGCCGCAGCGGTGCCCGCGTTCTGCCCGACCACCCGAAACCCCGTCGGGCGGGGATCAACCGGGCGCGCAGCCCGGTCGGCTTCGGGCGTTCACCCCGCAAGGCGCTGATCTCAAGACCTGTTCCGGGGGCGCATTTCACGGCCTGAAGGGTCCGT
This window contains:
- a CDS encoding DMT family transporter, yielding MHWFLLAAAIAFETVGTTALKASEGFSRLGPSLIVVVAYALSFWLLAIVLKTVPVGIAYAIWSGLGICFIALIGYVVFGQRLDAPAIAGIGLIMAGILVINLFSNTAPH
- a CDS encoding NADP-dependent isocitrate dehydrogenase, translating into MATTTTPDIIYTKVDEAPELARISLEPIIRSFASAAGISVETRDISVAGRVLSLFPERLTQAQRVSDDLAWLGELVKTPEANVIKLPNISASMPQLNAAIKELQSKGYDIPDYPEEATTDEEKSIKARYDAVKGSAVNPVLREGNSDRRSAKAVKAYAKANPHRMGTWTAASKTHVSSMPGDDFYANELSATISAAQAGAAKIVFTGADGTQSVLKDKVTYTEGEVVDATFLSASALRAFIKAQIKATEPGVLFSVHLKATMMKVSDPIIFGHFVSVYLEDFIAKHGAELDALGWNPNSGIGDLDKRIAGNAALEADLKAAMAAQPPMYMVNSDKGITNLHVSSDVIIDASMPAVIKAGGKGWGPDGAEADVNCCIPDNCYASVYDETIKYFKETGTLDVTTCGAVSNVGLMAQKAEEYGSHPTTFEIAANGTVEIVLASGEVLHSQTVEKGDIWRSSTAKKAPILDWIQLGIARTKATGAAAFWLDKNRAHDAELIKYVEPALKAAGIDIPIMAPREATRFSFETMRAGKDCVTITGNVLRDYLTDLFPILELGTSAKMLSIVKLMQGGGMFETGAGGTAPKHVQQVYEENHLRWDSLGEFCALGESFNFLAEAKGMPKAAVLGAAVDYATQQVLDNAKSPRGRVGQDDNRTSHYYFARYWAEALAAQTDDAALAAHFAPIAKALVEGEDTIVAELHSVEGAPADLGGYYLLDTAKVTATMRPSATLNAIIG
- a CDS encoding YitT family protein, with the protein product MTDPSHHSALEDAQGIAYGAAMAAFGITLLTHLGLITGQTAGLAVLISYATGWAFGLVFFVINIPFYLIGYRRFGLTFTLKTFAAVAIMSALNLAAPDWIRFEALNVAVGAILFGMVSGTALLALFRHGASLGGIGILALSAQERWGMRAGWVQLGFDAVLFAVALFILPDWRLVAWSALGALVVNGVIAVNHRRDRYIAT
- a CDS encoding 5'-nucleotidase C-terminal domain-containing protein, giving the protein MDRFTLAVDRRFVLRGVAASAAVLAAPVAARAQSSADAVLFTLADLHAPYARLPAMLDQLRSLRAQANRPAALLINGDIFERGNVVCLRSNAEADWAFIEALCAEMPVVINIGNHETAIVDDIASFTARADRAGAQVISNLIDRRTERFVAPYAAHLGLGGIELSLLGLAATNPFVYREPARSALTFLDTARFVADALPGVAGGADQAMILSHAGLIADKTFLDTLPDGTLVQGAHDHLLCDYALPNVHYAHGGSWGTRIGMIELSKSGGAVSARYSAQDVAASGGDAELAAQIEALKAEHLTAEDSAVVAVLPQAYDLHASILMATEALRLATESDVAMLGHTTFGAPLAAGPLSHYDLAAYLRFGGPVAVAEISGAQLAGMLALGNQFAAQSLEQRTGDYVHVAELDIDPARTYRLAVNGWTATNQAAYLGTQDLVFETVEGLELRQLIIDDFATRF
- a CDS encoding dihydrofolate reductase family protein, producing MIAQAHVFIATSLDGYIADASGSVDWLATLPAIDGEDHGYAAFMAGVDALLMGAGTYRSVLGFDEWPYEKPVVVLSTSMTQDDVPPGLQGKVRILGLTPGAALEALGAEGVKRVYLDGGKLITSALQDGLVQCLTVTRVPVLLGRGVPLFGDTGRLSLTHVETRYWPNGFVQSTYALTSPTTVG